DNA from Stutzerimonas decontaminans:
TTGATAGGCTTGAAGTGGTCCAGATCGATGAGCAGAAGGGCTATGGATTCACCGCGGCGCCGTGCGTCGCTCAGCGCCATCTCGACTCGCTCGATGAGGTAGCGCCGGTTGGGCAGCTCGGTGAGGGAGTCGTGGAAGGCGGCCTGCTTCAGCTCGACTTCCCGTTCGCTGAGATGTCGGTTGGCTTCGGCGAGTTCGGCGGTGCGCGTTTCCACTGCCAGGCTGAGCTGCTCGGCGCTGGCCTGGACCTGCTTCAGTCGCGCAGACTTTTCCCGGTCGGCGTGCTCCAGCGCGGCCGCTCGTTCCTGCTTGAGTATCTGGATGCGCGAGGCCAGTGCGAAGGAAAACAGAATGGATTCGGCGGCCACCGCCAGTGGAAAGACGTAGCCGCTCCAGGCCGCGGGCTGAATCACGCCGGTGGCGCGCAGCAACAGCAGGTTGACGCTGCCCAGAATCACGCCAAAGCCGCAGAGGTAGAGCAGGGCGGGGAAATAACCCTGGCGCCAGCGACGGAACGAGGCCCAGAGCGAGGCTGGGATCGCGGTCAGGGCCAGCGCGAACACCCAGGCGCCAAACGCGCGCAGGCCGAAGGCGTTGAGCAGTACGGCCGTGACATAGAGGCACAAGGCGAAGGTCAGCAGGCGATGAGCCCAGGGCACGAAACGGCGGGTTTGCAGCAGGGTCTGGGTGAAGCGACAGGCGCTGAAGCCCCAGAGCGCCGGGATGCTGATGCGATCAAGCCAGAACGGCACCGGCCCGTTCGGCCAGAGGTACTGAAAGCCATGTCCGGTCATGCCCAGGATCATCAGCAGCGCGCCGCTGGTGGTCATTACGTACCAGAAATAGGCGTTGTCGCGCAGGCTGAGGAAGATGAACAGGTTGTACAGCAGCATGGCCAGGATCAGGCCATAGATCAGGCCGAGAAACAGGTTTTCGCCCACCGCCTGTTCCTGCAGGGCATCGAGCTGCCAGGCCCTGAGCGGAAAGGAGTTGCCGGCCGGGTCGTAGCTGCGCAGGTAGAAGGTCAGCGGCTGCTGGTCACCGAGTTGCGGAAGTCGGAACAGCATGCGCCGATAGGGATGGTCGCGGCCCTCGTTGAACCCGACCAGCTCGCCAGATTGCCGCTCGGTCCAGCCACCGTCTCCGTCCGGCAGATAGATGCGCAGATCCTTCAGGGTGACCGAGCCCACTTCCAGCCACCACTGTAACAGCGCGTCGCTTTCCCGTTGCAGGCTGACGCGAATCCACCAGGGGTGCGGACTCTGTCCGACACTGGCCTTGCCTTCGGCTGGCACGAAGCGCGCCTTTACGTCCGGGCGTTGCAGGTCGTCGATGTTCAGCTCGGCTCCGGGATCGGCCAGCAGCGTGACGTGGGCGTTCAGGCCACGGCCACTGTCACTGGCACTCAGGAGGGCGGTTTCGGCATGGGCGGAGCCCAGGCTGCAAAGACTCAGGAGCAAGGCGAAAAGGACGGCGCGCACCAGATACTCCCGGGCTCGAAGCAATGGTTGAGTCGCGCGAGTATAGCGGGCGGCAGTGACTCTTCGCGCGCCCGTCGCTAAGGTCGATAAAGACCCTGCGTGGTGGTCGGGCT
Protein-coding regions in this window:
- a CDS encoding diguanylate cyclase; translated protein: MRAVLFALLLSLCSLGSAHAETALLSASDSGRGLNAHVTLLADPGAELNIDDLQRPDVKARFVPAEGKASVGQSPHPWWIRVSLQRESDALLQWWLEVGSVTLKDLRIYLPDGDGGWTERQSGELVGFNEGRDHPYRRMLFRLPQLGDQQPLTFYLRSYDPAGNSFPLRAWQLDALQEQAVGENLFLGLIYGLILAMLLYNLFIFLSLRDNAYFWYVMTTSGALLMILGMTGHGFQYLWPNGPVPFWLDRISIPALWGFSACRFTQTLLQTRRFVPWAHRLLTFALCLYVTAVLLNAFGLRAFGAWVFALALTAIPASLWASFRRWRQGYFPALLYLCGFGVILGSVNLLLLRATGVIQPAAWSGYVFPLAVAAESILFSFALASRIQILKQERAAALEHADREKSARLKQVQASAEQLSLAVETRTAELAEANRHLSEREVELKQAAFHDSLTELPNRRYLIERVEMALSDARRRGESIALLLIDLDHFKPINDGHGHDAGDLLLCTLGQRLRRLVRSNDMAARLGGDEFAVLLTGPNVERDAAEIAERLLDELSKPVPYGEVSLAVTVSVGAAFFPRHADEFSQLYKAADEALYRAKHQGRGNWVQQDEQALLADHPT